The following are encoded in a window of Castanea sativa cultivar Marrone di Chiusa Pesio chromosome 5, ASM4071231v1 genomic DNA:
- the LOC142636088 gene encoding uncharacterized protein LOC142636088: MIGIDINLYYGGELCNDDENEGLPFKGRGIKCYYIQIRRRLKTLNDLKRIIMEELRVNPVLHDIKITFRSPHEILHQHINYRYMVIEEDKHVKIMFDRMEKMAQINAIELYISAEPRAEVGGEEMQQTTTNLQFILPDDRSTTLEGYTPPCEETPTSIEKEGGHRYRDEFCKPQDESFTHLEEEDEDVNQSAINVEDLDDRDEYEDTIERDDFGKDVDDHEIAADLNAGDIFDCDENGADDDIGVQHVTSTIPAYTPPARSFYANTWKNMVDPSNVEIPSASTWQEGMNFDKGLIFANKEAVKRALAISAAKENKQFIISRSTKVKLCVKCVDKSCKWYVGAFMKPKLHGLWVVTVYVGPHTCISLGLPKDGRMMDSNFVASELLPILLKKHTTTIHDLRTNMSMKFGHELSYSKVWDAKQKAIAKIFGDWEKSYQRLQKLLLAYIDQDPGTRFFYHTTPGSVAGTSLLHYVFWAFAPCINGFKYCKPVISIDGTHLYGKYQGKLLIAMATDANSKVFPLAFAVVDIESVSSWAWFLECLRETIGDVIPDEGICIISDQHEGIKNAIAAWPRDENGRLRVFHRYCLRHVTSNYNTHFQDPILKSLALKAGYATQEAEFNNIMDSIKNAEIEATKKKLTIDIKGGDPKPYEPHTYLMSEPVDMWTQSHDGGKRYGTMTTNIYECFNGVLEGARGLPIAAMVEFTWSKLVAYFHDLHKDITHELLEGKKWSKYAMSIYDTNKLKAAQHHVREFNNQDDIYQVFISYNDHSTGGGHSYEIRLMDRTCGCGEWQNIKIPCSHLIKVCELLHIDPTRYIDPCYSLANAIKSYSHGFTVPKSESLWRDADGLKWVPNPRLLRDKGRPVKSRIRNEMDGVKRKLGSRREESDLRENQPKQRCKLCHEEGHNRRKCPDSRGASTSGHVPN; the protein is encoded by the coding sequence ATGATTGGAATTGATATAAATCTGTACTATGGTGGAGAGCTTTGCAATGATGATGAGAACGAGGGATTGCCATTTAAAGGGCGGGGTATCAAGTGCTATTATATTCAGATACGTCGTAGGTTGAAGACCCTGAATGATTTGAAGAGGATAATTATGGAAGAACTACGTGTGAATCCTGTTTTGCATgacattaaaattacttttcgTTCTCCACATGAAATCCTCCATCAACACATTAATTATAGGTATATGGTGATAgaagaagacaaacatgtgaagatcatgtttgacagGATGGAGAAAATGGCCCAAATAAATGCTATTGAGTTGTACATAAGTGCAGAGCCACGTGCTGAAGTTGGCGGTGAGGAAATGCAACAAACAACTACAAATCTACAGTTTATTCTCCCAGATGATCGAAGCACCACATTGGAAGGCTATACACCCCCATGTGAAGAGACACCAACATCGATTGAGAAGGAAGGCGGCCATAGATATCGAGATGAATTTTGTAAACCTCAAGATGAATCTTTTACACATTTAGAggaggaagatgaagatgttAATCAAAGTGCCATTAATGTTGAAGATCTTGATGATAGAGATGAGTATGAAGATACGATTGAGCGAGACGATTTTGGCAAAGATGTTGATGACCATGAAATTGCTGCCGATCTTAATGCTGGTGATATATTTGATTGTGATGAAAATGGTGCTGACGATGATATTGGTGTCCAGCATGTTACAAGCACAATCCCTGCATACACACCTCCTGCCCGGTCATTCTatgcaaatacttggaaaaatatggttgatccttcaaATGTTGAGATACCATCTGCTTCTACTTGGCAAGAGGGGATGAATTTTGATAAAGGGTTGatttttgcaaataaagaggcGGTGAAGCGTGCATTAGCAATTTCTGCTGCTAAGGAAAACAAACAATTTATAATCAGTAGGTCCACCAAGGTGAAACTGTGTGTGAAATGTGTGGATAAGTCATGCAAATGGTACGTTGGGGCATTTATGAAGCCTAAACTTCATGGACTATGGGTGGTCACAGTTTATGTGGGTCCTCACACTTGTATATCCCTTGGGTTGCCAAAagatggtagaatgatggattctaattttgttgcatcagaACTTCTTCCGATTTTACTCAAGAAACACACTACCACAATTCATGATCTCAGAACTAATATGAGCATGAAGTTTGGTCATGAGCTTTCTTACTCTAAGGTAtgggatgcaaaacaaaaggctaTTGCGAAGATATTCGGAGATTGGGAAAAGTCTTACCAAAGGTTGCAAAAGTTGTTATTGGCATACATTGATCAGGACCCGGGTACCCGGTTTTTCTATCATACCACACCTGGGAGCGTAGCAGGTACTAGTTTACTGCActatgtattttgggcttttGCTCCATGCATTAATGGATTCAAATATTGCAAGCCagtgatcagtattgatgggacccatttgtatggtaaatatcaagGAAAATTGTTGATtgcaatggcaaccgatgctaacaGTAAGGTATTTCCTCTTGCCTTTGCCGTTGTGGATATTGAGTCAGTGTCGAGTTGGGCATGGTTTTTAGAATGCCTTAGGGAGACGATTGGGGATGTGATACCTGATGAgggcatttgcataatttctgaccAACATGAGGGTATCAAAAATGCCATTGCAGCCTGGCCCAGGGATGAAAATGGAAGATTAAGGGTATTTCATCGATATTGCCTTAGACATGTCACTAGCAACTATAACACACATTTTCAGGACCCGATTCTAAAgtcattggccttgaaagcaGGATATGCAACTCAAGAAGCAGAATTCAATAACATAATGGACTCCATTAAGAATGCCGAGATTGAAGCCACTAAGAAGAAGTTGACCATTGACATTAAGGGAGGTGATCCCAAACCCTATGAGCCACACACATATCTAATGAGTGAGCCTGTGGACATGTGGACCcagtcacatgatggtggaaAACGTTATGGGACAATGACAACTAATATATATGAGTGCTTCAATGGTGTTTTAGAAGGTGCACGTGGCCTGCCTATAGCAgcaatggttgagttcacttggtccAAACTGGTCGCATATTTCCATGATCTACACAAAGACATTACTCATGAGCTCTTGGAGGGTAAGAAGTGGAGTAAATATGCCATGTCCATTTATGACACAAATAAGCTCAAAGCTGCACAACATCACGTGAGGGAATTTAACAATCAAGATGATATATATCAAGTATTTATATCATACAATGACCATAGCACTGGAGGGGGACACAGTTATGAAATTCGGTTAATGGATAGAACATGTGGGTGTGGGGAATGGCAAAACAttaagatcccttgttcacattTAATTAAAGTCTGTGAGTTGCTACACATTGATCCGACTAGatatattgacccatgttatagtttggCAAATGCCATTAAAAGCTATTCCCATGGATTTACGGTGCCTAAGTCAGAATCATTGTGGAGGGATGCTGATGGCCTAAAGTGGGTGCCTAACCCAAGATTGTTGCGGGACAAAGGTCGACCAGTAAAAtcaagaataaggaatgagatggatggggTCAAGAGAAAACTGGGAAGCCGGAGGGAGGAGTCGGATTTGAGGGAGAATCAACCCAAGCAGAGATGTAAATTGTGTCATGAAGAAGGGCATAACCGTAGAAAATGTCCGGATTCTCGTGGCGCTTCAACAAGCGGTCATGTTCCAAACTAG